A genomic window from Aurantimicrobium photophilum includes:
- a CDS encoding IS30 family transposase — protein sequence MSFTPPPKRTRRRYSLAEKAALFEAFERLGNANAAARELGFPMLTCYQWLVAAGVDVGAPRRQRHNLVREHYFRLRDSGVHRVDAAKQAGVHIRTAQDWDRGIVKKIHSRIYPDGHVVHYNKSVNVQERLVDGVRISVLEKVLDPRFLSLVEREKIRSFHVQGMSIRSMAQVLGRAASSISRELRRNRVEDVYEPYTAHRVSVTRRQRPKTRKLLTQPMLKAFVQEGLDNQWSPEQISHKLVEEFPDSQEMRVSPETIYQTLYLQARGGLKKEIQSALRTGRTRRKPHNTGLERRPRFADPMVMISERPAEVEDRAVPGHWEGDLIVGTQNRSAIATLVERSTRYVMLAHLSGDHTAETVRDALIKTMQTLPEHLRGSLTWDQGIEMARHKEFSIATDMPVYFCDPASPWQRGSNENTNGLLRQYFPKGTDLSVFGPEDLERVALQLNGRPRKTLGWKNPAECLRDLLVSN from the coding sequence ATGTCTTTTACCCCGCCGCCCAAACGCACTCGGAGGCGTTATTCCCTGGCTGAGAAGGCTGCTCTTTTTGAGGCTTTCGAGCGTTTAGGCAATGCCAATGCCGCTGCCAGAGAGCTGGGTTTTCCTATGCTCACGTGTTATCAGTGGCTTGTTGCTGCAGGGGTTGATGTTGGTGCGCCTCGTCGGCAGCGCCACAATCTTGTCCGTGAGCACTATTTCCGTCTGCGAGATTCGGGCGTTCATCGAGTAGATGCGGCGAAGCAGGCAGGTGTTCATATTCGCACTGCCCAAGATTGGGACAGAGGGATAGTGAAGAAAATTCATTCACGCATCTATCCTGATGGCCATGTTGTCCACTACAACAAGAGTGTGAATGTTCAGGAACGACTTGTTGATGGTGTTCGTATTTCTGTGTTGGAGAAGGTGCTTGATCCGAGGTTTCTCTCACTTGTTGAGCGGGAGAAGATTCGCAGTTTCCACGTCCAGGGCATGAGTATTCGCTCCATGGCTCAGGTGTTGGGCAGGGCTGCTTCAAGCATCAGCAGGGAACTGCGACGCAATAGGGTCGAGGATGTTTATGAGCCCTACACAGCCCATCGGGTTTCTGTCACACGCAGACAAAGACCGAAAACTCGTAAGCTTTTGACACAGCCGATGTTAAAGGCGTTTGTTCAAGAGGGATTAGATAATCAGTGGTCTCCGGAGCAGATTTCTCACAAGTTGGTGGAAGAGTTTCCCGACAGTCAGGAGATGCGAGTGTCACCGGAGACGATCTATCAAACCTTGTATTTGCAGGCTCGTGGTGGTTTGAAGAAAGAGATCCAATCAGCTCTTCGCACGGGACGCACCAGGCGCAAACCCCACAACACGGGGCTTGAACGCCGGCCTCGTTTTGCTGATCCGATGGTGATGATTTCTGAACGTCCTGCCGAAGTTGAAGACAGGGCCGTTCCAGGGCATTGGGAAGGTGATCTCATAGTTGGAACGCAAAACAGGTCAGCGATTGCGACGTTGGTTGAGCGCAGCACACGATATGTGATGCTTGCCCATCTCTCCGGTGATCACACTGCAGAAACAGTTCGTGACGCACTAATCAAAACCATGCAGACCCTGCCAGAGCATTTGCGAGGGTCACTGACGTGGGATCAAGGAATTGAGATGGCAAGGCATAAAGAATTTAGTATCGCCACAGACATGCCTGTCTATTTCTGTGATCCAGCAAGCCCTTGGCAACGCGGTTCCAACGAGAACACCAACGGACTCCTCAGACAGTATTTTCCCAAGGGAACAGACTTGTCAGTGTTTGGGCCTGAAGACCTTGAACGAGTCGCCCTGCAACTCAACGGGCGGCCAAGAAAAACACTCGGCTGGAAAAATCCAGCCGAGTGTTTAAGAGACCTACTAGTGTCGAACTAA
- a CDS encoding DUF7455 domain-containing protein — translation MTTAMTETASTDVASELTSLDRCDSCGAQAYVRATMPAGGVLLFCAHHASKHREKLTGLGAQWHDETAKLHAANDRSI, via the coding sequence ATGACAACAGCAATGACTGAAACCGCATCAACCGACGTAGCCTCCGAGCTCACCAGCCTCGACCGCTGCGACAGCTGCGGTGCACAGGCATATGTTCGAGCAACCATGCCTGCAGGCGGTGTTCTCCTCTTCTGCGCACACCACGCTTCCAAGCACCGTGAAAAGCTCACCGGTCTGGGTGCTCAGTGGCACGACGAGACCGCAAAGCTGCACGCAGCGAACGATCGCTCAATCTAA
- a CDS encoding DNA gyrase/topoisomerase IV subunit B, with amino-acid sequence MSSSEYSARHLSVLEGLEAVRKRPGMYIGTTDSRGLMHCLWEIIDNSVDEALGGHGNSIEIQLHKDNSVEVRDKARGIPVDVEPKTGLTGVEVVFTKLHAGGKFGSGSYAASGGLHGVGASVVNALSERLDVEVDRDGKTWAMSFRRGEPGVFDDSKGIAPNNPFTPFEDGSSLTVKGKVAKGVTGTRVRYWADQQIFTPGASFQTEDLDSRARQTAFLVPGLEMKITDERGPEVLESSFKFSGGISEFAEFLAPDTAVTDIWRLSGEGNFTETVPVLGPDGNMALTEVERSCGVDIALRWGTGYETEMQSFVNIISTPKGGTHQQGFEQALLKVIRAQVDANSRKLKAGNDKVEKDDVLAGLTAVVTVRVPEPQFEGQTKEVLGTPAVKAIVASVVQKQLTARLTSTKRDEKAQSALLLEKIVSEMKSRISARTHKETQRRKNALETSSLPAKLVDCRSNDVEQSELFIVEGDSALGTAKLARNSEYQALLPIRGKILNVQKASVSDMLNNAECASIIQVIGAGSGRSFDLDAARYGKVILMSDADVDGAHIRTLLLTLFFRYMRPLIEAGRVFAAVPPLHRVVVINPGTKPNETIYTYSEPELQSVLAALAKSGKRYQEPIQRYKGLGEMDADQLATTTMDRSARTLRRVRVEDAAMADTVFELLMGNDVGPRRDFIIEGSAGLSRDRIDV; translated from the coding sequence GTGAGTTCTTCTGAGTATTCCGCTCGCCATCTTTCCGTTTTGGAAGGATTAGAGGCGGTCCGTAAACGTCCCGGTATGTATATCGGAACCACTGACTCTCGTGGACTCATGCACTGCCTGTGGGAGATCATCGACAACTCAGTTGATGAAGCTTTGGGCGGTCACGGTAACTCTATTGAGATCCAACTTCACAAAGACAATAGCGTCGAGGTTCGTGACAAAGCGCGTGGTATTCCTGTTGATGTTGAGCCTAAGACAGGCCTGACTGGTGTTGAGGTTGTCTTCACCAAGCTGCACGCAGGTGGAAAGTTTGGTTCCGGTTCTTATGCCGCTTCCGGTGGTCTCCACGGTGTGGGTGCATCGGTCGTTAACGCGCTGTCAGAGCGCCTCGACGTTGAAGTTGACCGTGATGGCAAGACCTGGGCCATGTCGTTTCGACGTGGCGAACCTGGCGTTTTTGACGACAGCAAGGGAATTGCTCCCAACAATCCCTTCACCCCCTTTGAAGACGGAAGTTCACTCACCGTCAAGGGCAAGGTTGCCAAGGGTGTTACCGGAACCCGTGTGCGCTACTGGGCAGATCAGCAGATTTTCACTCCAGGTGCCTCTTTTCAAACTGAAGATTTAGACTCGCGCGCCCGCCAAACAGCGTTCCTTGTTCCCGGTCTTGAAATGAAGATTACAGACGAGCGTGGTCCCGAAGTCCTTGAATCGAGCTTCAAGTTCAGCGGCGGTATTAGCGAGTTCGCTGAGTTCCTTGCTCCAGATACTGCAGTGACTGACATCTGGCGCCTTTCAGGCGAGGGTAACTTCACGGAGACCGTTCCTGTCTTGGGGCCTGATGGAAATATGGCTCTCACTGAAGTAGAGCGCAGCTGTGGTGTCGATATCGCACTGCGTTGGGGCACCGGTTATGAAACCGAGATGCAGAGCTTCGTCAACATCATCTCCACCCCCAAGGGTGGAACCCACCAGCAAGGTTTTGAACAGGCGCTGCTCAAGGTCATCCGTGCCCAGGTTGATGCGAATTCTCGCAAGCTCAAAGCAGGTAACGACAAGGTTGAGAAAGACGATGTTCTAGCCGGTCTCACTGCTGTAGTGACCGTTCGCGTCCCAGAACCACAGTTCGAAGGTCAGACCAAGGAAGTTCTGGGAACTCCTGCAGTGAAGGCCATTGTTGCCTCTGTTGTTCAGAAGCAACTCACAGCACGCCTGACCTCAACTAAGCGTGACGAGAAGGCACAATCTGCCTTACTGCTGGAAAAGATTGTTTCTGAAATGAAGAGCCGCATCTCGGCTCGCACTCACAAAGAAACTCAGCGCCGAAAGAATGCGCTGGAAACTTCGAGCCTTCCCGCAAAGTTGGTTGATTGTCGAAGCAATGATGTTGAACAGTCCGAACTCTTCATCGTGGAGGGTGACTCGGCACTCGGAACGGCAAAGCTCGCTCGCAATAGTGAGTATCAGGCGTTGCTGCCCATCCGAGGCAAGATCCTCAACGTTCAAAAAGCATCTGTTTCTGACATGCTCAACAACGCGGAATGTGCCTCGATTATTCAGGTGATTGGTGCGGGCTCTGGACGCAGCTTCGATCTTGATGCGGCCCGTTACGGCAAGGTCATCCTGATGTCAGATGCTGATGTTGACGGCGCACACATTAGAACGCTTCTCTTGACTCTCTTCTTCCGTTATATGCGTCCCCTCATTGAAGCAGGGCGCGTGTTTGCCGCTGTTCCGCCACTTCACCGCGTGGTGGTGATTAACCCCGGTACTAAGCCCAACGAAACGATTTATACCTATTCAGAGCCTGAACTTCAGTCCGTATTGGCTGCATTGGCGAAGTCCGGAAAGCGCTACCAAGAGCCCATTCAGCGCTATAAGGGTCTGGGTGAAATGGATGCAGATCAGCTTGCCACCACCACCATGGATCGCTCAGCTCGCACACTGCGCCGTGTTCGTGTGGAGGATGCAGCGATGGCTGACACCGTCTTTGAGCTCTTGATGGGTAATGACGTTGGTCCACGCCGAGACTTCATTATTGAAGGCTCAGCTGGCCTGTCTCGCGACCGAATCGACGTTTAG
- a CDS encoding DNA gyrase/topoisomerase IV subunit A yields the protein MVPSTPANDALERIEDIDVSTEMRDSFLEYAYSVIYSRALPDARDGLKPVQRRILFMMSEMGLRPDKGHVKSARVVGEVMGKLHPHGDASIYDALVRLAQDFSLRLPLIDGHGNFGSLDDGPAAARYTEARLAASALAMTANLDEDVVDFVPNYDNQFQQPDVLPSAYPNLLVNGASGIAVGMATNMAPHNLIEVIEASIHLLRNPQASLDDLMAFVPGPDLPSGGVIMGLDGIREAYETGRGSFKTRARVTIGSVSPRKMGITVTELPYLVGPEKVIDKIKDGVTSKKLNGISNVIDLTDRHHGLKLVIEIKTGFDPEAVLEQLYRYTPLEDSFSINNVALVNGGPQTMGLREMLTVYVDHRKQVVQRRSQHRLTKRQERLHLVDGLLIAIMDIDEVIQLIRQSDDTEQARARLMDVFELSVPQADYILELRLRRLTKFSRVELEAEADALRKEISELETILASDKKLIDVVVKELSEVSKNLGTPRRTVLSTSTVAPATTAARVASAQPEALQIEDTPCRVLLSASGRLARVDLDNADDPIAQGTHRTAHDGVVSNISTTRRGLIGAVTSKGRLVHFSPVSLPGVPASSVSLAAAVNSSDYVELESGEKVVGLVSFGGETTYALGTSEGVVKRIQADAFPVKSGNAIISLKDSDTVVGVAPAAESDELIFVTSDAQLLHFGAEAVRPQGAAAGGMAGIRVSDTARVIYFTAGPEADAQVVTISTSMNTLLGTDAGRAKVSLLSEFPAKGRGTGGVRAQTLLKGEDALALAWVGRGIPRASALDGMPRELPTELAKRDASGTLLDGDVAFVGNAVS from the coding sequence ATGGTCCCCTCCACCCCAGCGAATGATGCCCTCGAGCGCATCGAGGACATCGATGTCTCGACAGAGATGCGGGACTCGTTTCTGGAATATGCCTACTCGGTGATTTACTCTCGGGCACTGCCCGATGCACGCGACGGCCTCAAGCCCGTTCAACGCCGCATCCTGTTCATGATGAGTGAGATGGGTTTGCGCCCCGACAAGGGCCACGTAAAGTCGGCGCGTGTTGTTGGTGAAGTGATGGGAAAACTTCACCCCCATGGTGATGCTTCCATCTATGACGCCCTCGTTCGCCTGGCTCAAGACTTCTCGCTCCGCCTGCCCCTCATTGATGGACACGGTAACTTCGGTTCGCTGGATGACGGCCCTGCTGCTGCCCGCTACACCGAAGCCCGCCTCGCTGCTTCTGCACTTGCCATGACAGCGAACCTTGATGAAGACGTCGTCGACTTCGTTCCGAACTATGACAACCAGTTCCAGCAGCCAGATGTTCTTCCTTCGGCCTATCCCAACCTGCTGGTAAACGGTGCGAGCGGTATTGCAGTGGGCATGGCCACCAACATGGCTCCCCACAACCTGATTGAGGTCATTGAAGCCTCGATTCACCTCCTGAGGAACCCCCAGGCATCGCTGGACGACCTGATGGCGTTCGTGCCTGGACCAGATCTTCCCTCCGGTGGTGTGATCATGGGCTTGGACGGTATCCGCGAAGCCTATGAAACCGGTCGCGGAAGCTTCAAAACGCGTGCTCGTGTGACCATCGGAAGCGTCTCCCCTCGCAAGATGGGCATCACAGTTACCGAACTCCCCTACCTGGTCGGTCCTGAAAAGGTCATCGACAAAATCAAAGATGGCGTCACGAGCAAAAAGCTCAACGGTATTTCTAACGTCATCGACCTCACGGATCGCCACCACGGTCTCAAGCTCGTGATTGAAATCAAGACAGGTTTCGACCCTGAAGCCGTCTTGGAACAGCTCTACCGCTACACCCCGCTGGAAGACTCCTTCAGCATCAATAACGTTGCCCTGGTCAACGGTGGCCCACAAACCATGGGTCTGCGCGAGATGCTCACCGTCTATGTCGACCACCGCAAGCAGGTAGTTCAGCGTCGTTCACAGCACCGCCTCACCAAGCGTCAAGAACGTCTTCACTTGGTCGATGGTCTGCTCATCGCCATCATGGACATTGACGAGGTTATTCAGCTCATTCGTCAAAGCGACGACACCGAACAAGCCAGAGCACGTCTGATGGATGTGTTTGAACTCTCGGTCCCTCAAGCTGACTACATCTTGGAACTGCGTCTTCGTCGCTTGACCAAATTCTCTCGAGTAGAGCTCGAAGCAGAAGCCGATGCGTTGCGTAAAGAAATCTCAGAACTGGAAACCATTCTCGCCAGCGATAAGAAGCTGATTGATGTCGTAGTCAAGGAGCTTTCCGAGGTTTCCAAGAACCTCGGAACTCCTCGCCGCACTGTGTTGTCCACCTCAACAGTCGCACCAGCTACAACCGCAGCACGTGTTGCTTCAGCGCAACCCGAAGCACTGCAGATCGAGGACACTCCGTGCCGCGTGTTGCTCTCTGCCAGCGGACGACTTGCTCGTGTTGATCTTGATAATGCTGACGACCCCATTGCTCAAGGAACCCACCGCACAGCACATGATGGTGTTGTCTCCAACATCTCCACAACTCGTCGAGGTCTCATTGGTGCTGTGACGAGCAAGGGACGCTTGGTTCACTTCTCCCCCGTTTCACTTCCTGGGGTTCCTGCCTCCAGCGTTTCACTTGCTGCAGCTGTCAATAGCTCCGACTACGTCGAACTGGAATCTGGCGAGAAGGTTGTGGGCCTAGTTTCCTTCGGCGGAGAAACCACCTATGCACTAGGAACCTCTGAGGGTGTCGTCAAGCGCATCCAAGCCGATGCATTCCCTGTGAAATCTGGCAATGCCATCATCTCGTTGAAAGATTCCGACACGGTTGTGGGTGTCGCTCCCGCAGCAGAGAGTGATGAACTGATCTTTGTCACTTCTGATGCGCAGCTCCTCCACTTTGGCGCAGAGGCTGTTCGCCCCCAGGGTGCTGCAGCCGGCGGCATGGCCGGTATCCGGGTCTCTGACACTGCTCGAGTGATCTACTTCACCGCAGGCCCAGAAGCTGACGCCCAGGTGGTCACCATCTCCACCAGCATGAACACTTTGCTCGGAACAGACGCTGGCCGCGCCAAGGTATCTCTGCTTTCTGAATTCCCCGCTAAGGGCCGTGGCACCGGTGGTGTTCGCGCACAAACTCTCCTCAAGGGAGAAGATGCGTTGGCACTGGCCTGGGTGGGCCGGGGAATTCCTCGCGCTAGCGCACTAGATGGAATGCCCCGCGAACTTCCCACTGAGCTAGCCAAGCGCGATGCCTCTGGCACCTTGCTCGACGGAGACGTTGCCTTTGTGGGCAACGCCGTTAGCTAA
- a CDS encoding alkaline phosphatase family protein has translation MSIMLPSLNSAQLSLADVLPSCLSSLGIQQLPNALELAPVRSAVVVLVDGLGAQNLSSASAHARFLSKNSSPGTHLSTVFPSTTAAALASFTTGATPGQHGMTGYRVLNPETGEVLNLLTGLGALTSPSSWLRCDPLYALAEENGITPSVVAHPRFADTPLTHIIHEGALQLSAKTIDDRVQAVLSTLNKPGQHLIVLYISELDELAHNKGVSSAEWAAALESVDGAIKELSDRIPEGVGLFVTADHGVLDVKQSQHFLYGLDVDHMRHIAHVGGEPRCVQLYFSEHASQAERAQAVASWREDWSELAWVLTQEEVLAAGLYGDVDSDVLPRLGDVFVLAKKDVAFYDERDTSLKGRNMIAQHGGVSPTELAIPGIRLGAYSR, from the coding sequence ATGTCCATCATGTTACCGAGCCTGAATTCAGCTCAGTTGAGCCTTGCCGACGTGTTGCCAAGTTGCTTATCGAGCCTCGGAATCCAGCAGTTGCCGAATGCTCTTGAGCTTGCTCCTGTGCGCTCTGCTGTTGTTGTGCTGGTTGATGGATTGGGTGCTCAGAATCTTTCATCGGCCTCAGCACATGCTCGTTTTTTGAGCAAGAATTCCTCTCCAGGAACTCATTTGTCGACCGTCTTTCCCAGCACCACAGCTGCGGCTCTTGCTTCCTTCACAACAGGTGCCACCCCGGGGCAACACGGAATGACCGGATATAGGGTCCTCAATCCAGAAACTGGTGAGGTCCTGAATCTCCTCACTGGGCTTGGTGCGCTCACAAGCCCTTCTTCGTGGCTGCGCTGTGATCCTCTCTATGCACTTGCTGAAGAAAACGGAATTACTCCATCAGTAGTCGCACATCCACGTTTTGCCGATACGCCTCTCACTCACATCATCCACGAGGGTGCATTACAGCTCAGCGCCAAAACTATTGATGACCGTGTTCAAGCTGTCCTCAGCACCCTGAACAAGCCCGGTCAACATCTGATTGTTCTCTACATCTCAGAGCTAGATGAGCTCGCCCACAACAAGGGCGTCTCCAGTGCGGAATGGGCCGCAGCGTTGGAGTCTGTTGATGGAGCAATCAAAGAACTCTCTGACCGCATACCTGAGGGAGTGGGGCTCTTTGTCACAGCAGATCACGGTGTGCTGGATGTCAAACAGTCACAACATTTTCTGTATGGACTTGATGTCGACCACATGAGGCACATTGCCCACGTTGGGGGAGAACCTCGCTGCGTACAGCTCTATTTTTCGGAGCATGCCTCACAAGCGGAACGTGCACAGGCAGTGGCGTCCTGGCGTGAAGATTGGTCGGAACTTGCCTGGGTTCTTACTCAAGAAGAAGTCTTAGCAGCCGGACTTTATGGCGACGTCGACTCTGATGTACTGCCTCGCTTGGGCGATGTGTTTGTTCTTGCCAAAAAAGATGTCGCCTTTTATGACGAGCGTGACACGTCTTTGAAAGGCCGAAACATGATTGCTCAACATGGTGGGGTTTCACCCACCGAGCTCGCTATCCCCGGTATTCGCCTCGGAGCATATTCACGCTAG
- the sepH gene encoding septation protein SepH — MRELKVTDVDGATLVVSDDEGNEFRVPVDETSLRRLRHRSAPEDGPRVSPKDIQAHLRAGLSNEEISALTGATLDLIQRFETPVLAEREFIITSALSVPTQTTVETETGNLSTAFGTVITQRLHGLNATAERWATWKEESGSWVVKLEFTANGIEHDARWSFEPRKRTLTPVNSDASTLSQKGDLSTGLIPKLRAVGVDSADTIVVEPIQSIEPVATVSAVTEQVTVEAPAAEQTREHSPTADLLEALRKRRNERESTPAWLKDEVSAATDSHEVVSEDTVISGETVEFDATLNFTEPFDMSVSEEAPTVAPSESKNDSKQIGKNGRPAMPSWDDIVFGTRSDDDPA; from the coding sequence ATGCGCGAACTCAAAGTCACCGATGTCGATGGCGCTACCCTCGTTGTTTCTGACGATGAAGGAAACGAATTCCGCGTCCCCGTCGATGAGACGTCATTACGCCGCCTGCGTCACAGAAGCGCTCCCGAAGACGGACCACGCGTCTCCCCCAAAGACATCCAAGCTCACTTGCGTGCAGGTCTGTCGAATGAAGAAATTTCTGCTCTCACGGGAGCAACTTTGGACCTCATCCAACGATTCGAAACTCCCGTTCTTGCAGAGCGTGAATTCATCATTACTTCAGCATTGTCCGTTCCCACGCAGACCACGGTGGAAACGGAAACCGGAAACCTCAGTACCGCGTTTGGCACTGTTATTACCCAGCGCTTGCACGGTTTGAACGCAACCGCAGAGCGATGGGCAACCTGGAAGGAAGAATCAGGTTCTTGGGTTGTCAAGCTGGAGTTCACAGCAAACGGGATTGAGCACGATGCGCGTTGGTCTTTTGAGCCCCGCAAGCGAACTCTCACTCCCGTCAATAGTGACGCGTCAACACTTTCTCAAAAGGGCGACCTGAGCACGGGACTCATTCCTAAGCTTCGCGCTGTGGGTGTTGATTCTGCTGACACCATTGTGGTTGAGCCCATTCAAAGTATTGAACCGGTAGCAACCGTTTCCGCCGTGACCGAACAGGTGACTGTCGAAGCGCCCGCTGCCGAACAAACTCGCGAACACAGCCCTACGGCCGATCTCCTCGAAGCTCTGCGCAAGCGTCGCAATGAACGCGAATCCACCCCAGCCTGGCTCAAGGATGAAGTCAGTGCGGCAACCGATTCACATGAGGTGGTATCAGAAGACACCGTCATCAGTGGTGAAACGGTGGAATTCGACGCGACTCTGAACTTTACAGAGCCTTTCGATATGTCCGTCTCTGAGGAAGCTCCAACGGTTGCTCCTTCAGAATCCAAGAATGATTCCAAGCAAATTGGCAAAAACGGACGTCCTGCAATGCCTTCATGGGACGACATTGTCTTCGGAACTCGTTCCGATGACGATCCTGCCTAA
- a CDS encoding DUF4193 domain-containing protein — protein MATDYDAPRKTDNDDTESIEALKERVPDKLSGAVDAEDADNPGGFELAGADLSDMELDVVVLPPQDDEFTCVSCFLVKHRSQVDHEEKLGPVCKECAF, from the coding sequence ATGGCAACTGACTACGACGCACCCCGCAAAACAGATAACGACGACACCGAGTCGATCGAAGCGCTCAAAGAGCGTGTCCCCGACAAGCTCTCCGGAGCTGTTGATGCAGAAGACGCTGACAACCCTGGTGGTTTCGAGCTCGCGGGTGCTGATCTGTCAGATATGGAACTCGACGTTGTCGTTCTTCCACCGCAGGATGACGAGTTCACCTGCGTGAGCTGCTTCCTGGTTAAGCATCGCTCACAGGTTGATCACGAGGAAAAGCTCGGACCTGTTTGCAAGGAATGCGCTTTCTAA
- a CDS encoding DUF3093 domain-containing protein: MTTFREVLRPTWWMYLIAALMIPTIILVMAPINFTLGIVLSIVVYALIVIPMFATSPTITLTETELRVGKAHINREFIGAVSAYSGNYAVAARGPELDARAWIFLRGWINPVVRVDITDPNDPTPYWLFSSRHPEELVAALRAGRKAK, translated from the coding sequence ATGACGACGTTTCGTGAAGTTTTACGGCCTACCTGGTGGATGTATCTCATTGCTGCATTAATGATTCCCACGATCATCTTGGTCATGGCACCCATTAATTTCACCCTGGGCATTGTCTTGTCCATTGTTGTTTATGCGCTGATCGTCATACCTATGTTCGCGACATCACCGACCATCACGCTGACAGAAACAGAACTTCGTGTCGGAAAGGCACACATCAACCGTGAGTTCATTGGCGCGGTAAGTGCTTATTCAGGCAACTACGCTGTGGCAGCTCGTGGGCCAGAACTGGATGCCCGTGCGTGGATCTTCCTTCGTGGATGGATTAACCCGGTGGTGCGCGTGGATATCACTGACCCCAATGACCCAACACCTTATTGGCTGTTCTCGAGTCGGCACCCAGAAGAACTTGTTGCCGCACTCCGTGCAGGCAGAAAAGCAAAATAG
- the dut gene encoding dUTP diphosphatase, whose amino-acid sequence MAETVEVLITAQNVPSYSHPGDAGADLSSAEALTLAPGQRATVGTGVSIALPNGYVAFVVPRSGLAAKHGITIVNSPGTVDAGYRGELKVTLLNTDLSEPFEIAVGDRIAQVIVMPVTQARFIPVEKLPVSERGESGFGSTGLAARKGK is encoded by the coding sequence GTGGCCGAAACAGTTGAAGTTCTCATCACTGCTCAGAACGTTCCCAGTTACTCTCATCCTGGTGATGCCGGGGCCGATCTTTCCTCCGCTGAGGCGTTGACTTTGGCTCCAGGACAGAGAGCGACCGTGGGTACGGGAGTTTCTATCGCCTTGCCAAATGGATACGTCGCCTTTGTTGTTCCCCGTTCTGGCCTTGCTGCAAAGCACGGAATTACGATTGTGAACTCACCCGGCACTGTTGATGCAGGTTATCGAGGAGAGCTCAAAGTGACTCTTCTCAACACGGACCTCTCGGAGCCATTTGAAATTGCAGTGGGGGACCGTATCGCTCAGGTCATCGTGATGCCTGTCACGCAAGCACGTTTTATCCCTGTTGAGAAACTTCCAGTAAGTGAACGCGGAGAATCAGGTTTTGGTTCTACCGGACTCGCTGCACGAAAAGGAAAATAA
- a CDS encoding DUF3710 domain-containing protein, translating to MSGPISDAKSAPADRETTGPFDESEVSGVRPYVDLGSLKLIPREGLNLRLEVEEGSGRVVAVAMDFLGSTLQVQAFASTRSQGLWHEVRAQLTEQISTQGGLVEDALSELGPELLCKVPALVDGKQVFQEVRFIGVDGPRWFLRGVIAGPAATNPEQGARLVELFRDIVVVRGQQPMPPRELMPLKVPEQAAGIAPTQR from the coding sequence ATGTCAGGTCCTATTTCAGACGCTAAAAGCGCACCGGCTGATCGTGAAACGACCGGACCCTTCGACGAATCTGAGGTCAGCGGTGTAAGGCCCTATGTTGATTTGGGTTCACTCAAGCTGATTCCTCGTGAAGGCCTCAATCTTCGTTTAGAAGTCGAAGAAGGTTCTGGTCGCGTCGTTGCAGTAGCAATGGATTTCCTCGGCTCTACCCTTCAGGTTCAGGCATTCGCATCTACGCGTTCACAGGGTCTGTGGCACGAAGTGCGAGCACAGCTCACTGAGCAGATTTCTACTCAGGGTGGCCTCGTGGAAGATGCTCTTTCAGAGTTGGGCCCTGAACTGTTGTGCAAAGTTCCCGCACTCGTGGACGGCAAACAGGTTTTCCAAGAGGTTCGCTTTATCGGTGTGGACGGCCCCAGATGGTTCCTTCGTGGAGTTATTGCAGGTCCAGCAGCTACAAACCCTGAACAGGGTGCACGTTTAGTTGAACTCTTTAGAGACATCGTTGTTGTCCGCGGTCAGCAGCCAATGCCTCCTCGTGAACTTATGCCGCTGAAGGTTCCTGAGCAAGCTGCAGGCATTGCTCCTACTCAGCGTTAA